The following coding sequences are from one Nicotiana tomentosiformis chromosome 3, ASM39032v3, whole genome shotgun sequence window:
- the LOC138908118 gene encoding uncharacterized protein, with protein sequence MTRERVSGATFDEVVDIARQIEVVHSQERGEREAKRPHGPGDFSGVLSGGQFYCGTGRPYRHAQTGHPVHRGASSNHGSFSSHQGQLSLGAVPAHSSSRAPLGQGSFASGASSSYYGSQGPIQSAPPLVPGSFFECGEFGHMWRQCPHRSGGPVQQRNAVITSIVSVCDSEASILFDPGSTYSYVSSYFTHYLDMPHTPTIDSVPVVRDFPNVFTADLLVSSEGIKVDPKKIEAVKSWPNPSSIIEIQSFLGLASDYCRFVEGFSSIASPMTKLTKKGAPFRWSDECEVIFQKLKTALAKAPVLVLPTGKVRASEDYFKDLKFRSGNGNTLPWTS encoded by the exons atgactcgggagagagtatcgggtgctacttttgatgaggtagttgacattgctcggcagatagaagTGGTCCATagtcaggaacgtggagagagggaggccaagaggcctcatggtccaGGTGATTTCAGTGGTGTTCTTTCAGGGGGACAATTTTACTGCGGAAcgggtcgtccttacagacacgctcaaactggtcatccagttcaccgtggtgcatcatccaaccatggttcatttagttctcatcagggtcagctATCCCTAGGCGCCGTTCCAGCCCATAGTTCGTCCCGTGCCCCTTTAGGTCAGGGTTCATTTGCATCGGGTGCTTCTAGTAGTTATTATGGTTCTCAGGGCCCAATTCAGTCAGCACCACCACTAGTACCGGGGAGCTtctttgagtgcggggaatttggACATATGTGGAGACAATGTCCTCATCGCTCaggaggtccagtgcagcagagaA atgcagtgatcacaagtattgtctcagtgtgcgaTAGTGAGGCTTCTATACtctttgaccctggttctacttattcatatgtgtcatcgtactttactcattatctggatatgcccc atactcctactattgattcagtaccggtagtgagagactttcctaATGTATTTACTGCAGACCTActgg tgtccagtgaagggattaaggtggatccaaagaaaatagaggcagttaaGAGTTGGCCCAATCCATCTTCGATtattgagattcagagttttctcggcttggccagtgATTATTGTCGCTTTGttgagggtttctcgtctattgcatcgcctatgactaaattgaccaagaaaggtgctccgtttaggtggtctGATGAATGTGAagtgatctttcagaagctcaagacagctttggctaaagctccagtattggtgttgcctacag gtaaagtacgagcatcagaggatTACTTcaaagacttgaaattccggagtggaaatgggaacacattaccatggacttcgtag